CCGAATAAGATGTGTCAGGTTCGCTAGCTCCTAACTCTTAACTCTTAACTTCTAGTAGCAGGCACCTGAAGATCCACACCATACCAACACTCTGATGTTGACTCCTAGATACGCATCATATACTTCGGCTTACAGCAGGCTTGAAGACACGCTTTAGAGCGATCGATTCTAGGATATACATTCGCTCACCAGTCATGTTAAAAAGGCTGATCCGCACCTGGTTACAGGGCAAATCAACCTCTTCATTCTTACGAACAATGAACAATTACGTTATACGCTCCACAGCTTTTCTTTTCACTACACCAACTCAACAGTTACACAGCACTTTTCTCTTTCTTGAGCATATTCCATAAACGTTCCGATAACCGAGGTTGCTGCTCCCCCATGAGAAGTTCATCCTCTTCCTCCTGACCATACAACTTAATGCTCATGACCACACCAATACAAGCCATGTTGATGAGCAGGGAGGTGCCCCCGTAACTGATGAATGGCAACGTAATGCCTGTGAGCGGCATCAGCCCGAGGAACGCCCCCACATTCTCAAACACCTGATACAACAACATTCCGATAATACCTACAATGATGACGGGTCCCGCGCGATCTCTGCAACTCAGAGCAATCCACACCATCCGTTGAATCAGAATAAAGTACAACAGAATCAGTACGGATGCACCGACAAAGCCAAACTCCTCTGCGATCACGACAAAAATGGAATCCGAATACGTATAGGGAACTCGTCCACTCTGAACGGATGTTCCTTGCAAATAACCCTTGCCGATGATGCCCCCTGATCCGATGGCTAAACCTGCATTTTTCGTATGCCAGGAAGCTTTGGAGGTAGCCTTTTCTGGTACCAACCAAGGATCAATCCGTTCCGCCCAATGTTCCCTTTTTATCTTTTCAAGAAAGGTGAACACTTCATCATGATAGAACGTATAGGCTTTAACAAAGCCAAAGAAGGTCACTCCCACAATCGCCAGTGCAATCAATGCGTGCTTCAGCCTCATATTGCCGATCCAGAATACCGCAGCCAGAATCACCACGTACCCCAGCGCATTTCCCAGATCATTCTGAGCCATAACCAGAGCAAATGGAATAAACGCCCAGCAGCCAATCGGCACAATATCTCTCCAAAATTTCAGCGTGCCTCGTTGTCTCTTCACAATCAAATGGGCAAGGAAAAGAATCAGAATCATCTTGAACAGCTCTGCCGGTTGAAAAGAAAAGTTGTCGCCCAGCTTCAGCCAGCCGTTGGCATTATTGATCGAACTGCCCAGTACATTGGCCAGGATCAATAGTATAATTCCCAACCCATACAAATAAAACGCATATTTCACGTATAACTTGTAATTCACAAGCCCGATGACAAGCACCGCAATGAATCCAGCCACATAGAAATAAATCGTTTTGACATGGTGACTCGCCAGGTGAGCATCTGTTTGCGTTCCGCTGTAAATTGCAAATACACTAATAATCATGAGCAACAGCATGATGAAGAGAATCACACCGTCCATCTTTTTCAACATTCTCACCATGACTCCGTCCATCCCCCTGAATCTAACATTCTATGATTTCCAATTGAACTCAATATTACCATTGTATATAATTGGATAATAAAATGGAAATCAGGATTGCTTCAGGATGACAATTAAACCATTCAATGGCCTGTCTCCCACCGTAAAAACAATAAAACCCCAAAACATTCCTCCCTAAGTCAATAGGGCTGATCTGTTCCAGGGTTCTGTAGTTATATATATAAGTTAAACTAAGGATTATTTACACTGACACTACGATGACCAATCGCTGTTATCCCCAGATTTTTTTAATTCCGAGAACGTTATTGTTCCTGCTGGGATGGCTTGCGTCTTAGCAATTTCATCACCAAATCGGTAATACTCGGTTGTTCCGCAGAGCCAAGAATATCCTCGTTTTCTTCCGTGTGAACCTTGATACTCATCACAATCCCCATACTGATCATGTTGATCATAATGGAGGTACCACCCGAACTGATAAACGGCAGCGTAATCCCTGTCAATGGCATCAGACCAATGAACGGACCAATATTGACAAAGATCTGGTAGAGCAGCATCGCTATAATACCTACAATAAGATAAGGTCCGGCGCGATCCTTACACTCCAGTGCAATCAGCACCAGCCTGTGAATCAGGATAAAGTATAGGAGAAGCAATACTGAGGCACCGATGAAGCCAAATTCCTCCCCGATCTGTACAAAGATCGAGTCTGCATAGGCCAGCGGCACCCGATTCGACTGAATCGTTGTGCCTTCCAGATATCCTTTGCCCGTAATACCGCCAGAACCTATCGCAAGCTTCGCATTATACGTCTGCCAGAGTACATCTCTTGAGGTCAGCTCTGGTACAAGCCAGGGGTCAAAACGATCCGCCCAGTGCGAACGTCCAATGTCATTCAGGAATTTTACAATCTCATCATGATAATGAATATACGCCTGCGTACCACCGATAAAAGCAGCCACAGCAATCATAAAGCCAATGAGGGCATGTGTGAATTTAATGTTGCCAATCCATAACAGGCCCACAAGAATGATCACATAGCTTAGCGCATTTCCCAAGTCATTTTGCAGCAATACGAGTAGTAACGGTGGCAGAACACAGAGTGAGATCGGAATAACATCACGTCCGAAATAAAGCGGACGATTCTTCTTTCGGGCCAAAAGGGCCGATAAAAACACAATCAGACATAGCTTGAACAATTCAGCAGGCTGCAAACTGACCCCGAAGATGGACAGCCAACCTTTTGCACCGTAATACTCTTTACCAAAGAACATCACGAAAATGAGCAGCAGCATACCCACGCCATAGATATATAAATAATTTTTGATTATAAATTTATAGTTAATCATGGACATCCCAAAAAATACTATGAATCCCACAATGTAATAAAACACCGCATCTTTCGGGAGTCCCTCCAGCCTCGGACGACCAAACGTTGTACTGTAAATCGACAAAATACTGATAACCATCAGAATAACCAGTATAAACACGATAGAATAATCTATCTTTTTAAATTTGTGCAGCATGTAATTATGTTCCCCCAAGCATTCAGAAATCTTCGGTATATCTCATTGTAGAGGATTTCACGGTAAAAAGAAAACCCGCGGAACCTTACATTTTCGTCACCTGTTCCGAAGTACGAACACCCAGGACATGCCGCTCGATTCCGGCAAGGTCCGGTACAATGATAATTTCCGGCCAATGTCCCGCCGATTCAAGTAGAGCCGCGATGTCGCGAGCCTGCCCCTGGCCCAGCTCAAAACCAATGATCTGCGGCGGTGCAGGCAGCAGCGCCAGTTGCTCCAGCATGATACGGTACGGTGCAAGCCCGTCCGGACCGCCGTCCAGTGCCATGCGCGGCTCATGATCGCGCACCTCTTGTTGTAACCCGCCGATATCCGCCGCCGGGATGTATGGCGGGTTGGACACCAGGATGTCCACCCGTGCCCCGGCGAACGGGGCCAGCAGAT
The window above is part of the Paenibacillus sp. 1781tsa1 genome. Proteins encoded here:
- a CDS encoding FtsW/RodA/SpoVE family cell cycle protein — its product is MVRMLKKMDGVILFIMLLLMIISVFAIYSGTQTDAHLASHHVKTIYFYVAGFIAVLVIGLVNYKLYVKYAFYLYGLGIILLILANVLGSSINNANGWLKLGDNFSFQPAELFKMILILFLAHLIVKRQRGTLKFWRDIVPIGCWAFIPFALVMAQNDLGNALGYVVILAAVFWIGNMRLKHALIALAIVGVTFFGFVKAYTFYHDEVFTFLEKIKREHWAERIDPWLVPEKATSKASWHTKNAGLAIGSGGIIGKGYLQGTSVQSGRVPYTYSDSIFVVIAEEFGFVGASVLILLYFILIQRMVWIALSCRDRAGPVIIVGIIGMLLYQVFENVGAFLGLMPLTGITLPFISYGGTSLLINMACIGVVMSIKLYGQEEEDELLMGEQQPRLSERLWNMLKKEKSAV
- a CDS encoding FtsW/RodA/SpoVE family cell cycle protein; amino-acid sequence: MLHKFKKIDYSIVFILVILMVISILSIYSTTFGRPRLEGLPKDAVFYYIVGFIVFFGMSMINYKFIIKNYLYIYGVGMLLLIFVMFFGKEYYGAKGWLSIFGVSLQPAELFKLCLIVFLSALLARKKNRPLYFGRDVIPISLCVLPPLLLVLLQNDLGNALSYVIILVGLLWIGNIKFTHALIGFMIAVAAFIGGTQAYIHYHDEIVKFLNDIGRSHWADRFDPWLVPELTSRDVLWQTYNAKLAIGSGGITGKGYLEGTTIQSNRVPLAYADSIFVQIGEEFGFIGASVLLLLYFILIHRLVLIALECKDRAGPYLIVGIIAMLLYQIFVNIGPFIGLMPLTGITLPFISSGGTSIMINMISMGIVMSIKVHTEENEDILGSAEQPSITDLVMKLLRRKPSQQEQ